CGCTCGACCCCACCAGCCACCACCACGAGGACCTCCTAAGCGCTTGCTCACCCGCGCCGCGACGCTATGCGGCTCCCCCGGCCCGGTCAACCCCAGGCAGGATCGCACGCCGGGGGGCGACCCCGACGAGGCGCATCCGCTACCCTGTCCCTGGCCATGCCTTCGTAGCTCAGGGGATAGAGCACCGCTCTCCTAAAGCGGGTGTCGCAGGTTCGAATCCTGCCGGGGGCACAAGCGGAAGGGCCAGCTCAGGGGAACATTCCCCCGAAGCTGGCCCTTTCTCATGATCACGACCGTGCCACCTACGTGCCAGAAGGCGGCGAATCCGGTCAGAACTCCAGCACCTCGCGGTCGAGCGGATACCGCGCACGGTGCGGGCCCTCGTACGGCGAGGGCGTGATCGGCAGGACGCCGGTCGGCTGCAGGCCCAGGTTGTCGTCCCAGATGCGGGGTTCGACCTGTCCGACGACGCGGAACTCCCGGAAGGTGAACGGCGGGCTGTCGGTCGGGAAGAACTCGGCTGTGGTCATCACCTGGAAGTGCAGGTGCGGCGTGGTCGAGTTGCCGCTGTTGCCGATCAGCCCGAGAACCCGGCCGGGTTCGACGCGGTCGCCTTCCCGGACCATGAGCGAGCCGGGCTTCAGGTGGGCGTAGAGCAGATAGCGGCCCGGCGCGACCTCCAGGGTGACGTGGTTGCCGACGGTCTCCTCGATCGGCGGGACCGGTGGGGTGACGGGCGGCGCATTGTCCGGGATCCCGTCCTGGACCTCCACCACTCTGCCGCCGGCCGCGGCGACCACCGGCTGCCGGTAGCTCAGGTAGCTGGTGAGCCGCGCGGGGTCGCCTTCCCAGGTCTGTCCTTGCTCGCCGACCCGGTACCAGTCGATCGCGAAGCGCTGCGGCACGTCGAAGCGGCCGTTGATCGGGCCGAGTCCGCGCCGGTGGTGGGTGTTGCCGCAACACGACTCGCTGGAGTACCAGGTGCCGGGGCGGACCGGCGCGTTCAGGTTCATCGGCGCGGTGCGGCCGGTCGGGGTGACCTGAACCGTCTCCTCGAACGGGGAGGAACCGGAGGCGGTGACGACAGCACCCGCGAGATGGTGTTCGAGGACCTTGGGCACCCGCTGACCGCGCTCAAGAGCCAGGTCGAGCCAGATGACCCACTGCTGGGAGCCCGGGATGACGGTCGGCGTCGGCCCCGGGGGCGCTGGGGTGTACCCGTCCGCGCCCGGCAGGGGATCACCCACGGGATTGGCGGCATCGGCCAGCGCCTGGCCACTCAGCGAGCCCACCACCAGGTGGGTGCGGGCGTCCCGGACCTCGACACGATCGAGGCGCACGTGCGTACTGCTGGGCAGTGCGTTCGTGGTGAGCAGTTCGTACGAGAGGTGCGTCCTGCCGTCCGTGGCATGGAACGGCGTCGGTTCGGTCATCACCGCCGCCGTCAACGGCGTGAACTGTGGGCCGGGTGCCGGACCGGCCGCGTCGGTCCCGAATCCGGGTGGCGTGGAAGCCGTCAGCATGCCGGCTGCGAGCACGGCGGTCACGAGCCCGCGACGTAGCGGGCTCCGGCCGGTGCGGGTGCGAGGGTCGCGCTTTGCCATGGTGCTCTTCCAGTCGTCGGGTCCCGGGCCGTGAAGGGCACCGGCACGCCCCGCGCCGAGGCGCAGGCCCATGTGTAACCCGGCGACGCGCCGCTCCGGGCCGAGGGCACCGGAGCCAGGTCCGAACTGCACCCGTCCAGCCCCATGACCAGCGAACCCGGGTCACAGGGCGAGCCGCCCAGGACGGAGGGCACCCATCGGACGCGGTGGGTGCCCTTCGGCGTGTGTGCCGTCTTCGTCCTCGCGGGTCGCGCCCCCTCTGCCAGGGGCCCGGCCGGTTCTATCCTGGCCTTCACCTACAGGGGGAAAGCTGGGGGGAACGGTGGACTGGTTCTGGTGGGTTCTCATTCTGTTCTGGACCGGTGGCTTCGCCTGGGCCGCCGACAACGTCCGTACCGCGCTGCGCCATCGGCACGAGCGGAAGATGGAGTTGCTCGAGGCCACGAAGCAGGAACGGCTCGCTCTTGAGGCCGCGCACAAGACGCCCGAGCCCGTGTGCGGGTGCACGCATCACCTCGCCAAGCACGACAGGCAGGGCCGGTGCCACGAGCGGGTCGAGGTGCCCACGGCCTGGGACGAGAACAAGAAGCCGGTCCGGTACGAGGCCGGTGAGTGCAACTGTCAGCAGTACGTGGGGCCGCAGCCCCTGTCCCAGGTGTACGCGGACGAGCTGACCGATCTGGCCTAGGCCGTCCCTTCCGGATCTTGCCTGACCCGCAAGATCCGGAAGAGACGGCCTAGCGGCGCAGTTCCTCCGGGCAGGCCGTGCCCCGTGACAGCTTGTACGGGGCGGCCAGGCGGTACACGCCCGCCTTCGGGGCGACGAGTTCCGTCCATTCATCGCCCTCGATGTCCGCCTCCGCCTTGAAGAGGCAGCCCTTCTCGTTGGCGAAGACCTTCGGGAGCTCGGTCTCCGACTCCTCGCGGGCCACCTTCGAGGCCTCCGTCTCCTGCGGCGGTTCGATCTTGCCGCCGTGCTCGTCGACGAGCGCCAGCCACGGCGAGTACGGGACGCGGATGAGGACCCGGCCCGGGCGGTCGACCCGGATCACGACCTCGTTCTCCTCCGCGCTCTGCACCTCGGCCGGCGGGTCGGCGAGGGGGGTCGGGTTCTGCACCTCGTACAGCCGCCAGTTCTCGTCGGACCAGACCTGGTTCAGGTACGGCAGGCCCTCGCGGACCAGCTCGGCCTCCTGCGCGGCGCCCGAGTCGGGGGCGCCGGTGGGCAGCACCACGTAGTGGACGGCCCAGCGGTCGAGCCAGTCCTGGTAGTTCGAGGCGTTCAGCGTGTCGTCGTAGAAGAGCGGGTTGCGCTCCATGTCCGCCTGCCGGTTCCAGCCGCGCGCCAGGTTGATGTACGGGCTGAGCGCGGAGGACTCGCGGTGGCTGGAGGCCGGCACGACCTCGACGCGCGCCTTGCCCGCGTCCCGTACCTGGAGCTGGTTCACCAGGGGGGCCAGCTCGCGGGCCCAGGAGGCGTCGGGGGCGGTGCGGATGACGTCGTCGACGCCCTTGAAGCCGATCCAGAAGTTCAGTCCGACGACGGCGAGCAGCAGCGCGTACCAGCGGCGGGACCGCGGCGCCGTGTACGGCAGCGCCGCGAGCAGCACGACGCCCGCGAAGAGCATCGGCAGCCGGGAGATGTTCGAGCCGATCTGCGAGTCGATCAGCCAGGTCAGGAGCGTGCCGAGGGAGTAGACGGCCGCGGCCGTGCGGACCGTGCGCCAGTCCTTCGGGACGAGGACGAGGACGAGTATCCCGAAGAGCAGCGGCAGTGCCGTCGAGCCGAAGGCCATCGGCTGCGTGCCCGAGAAGGGGAACAGCCAGGAGGACAGGGCCACCACGGCGACCGGGGCCAGGCCCAGGGCGTACGCGCCCGGGCGCCGCTTGTTCAGGAACAGCGCCGCCGCCGCGACCCCGAGGAACAGTCCGGCGACCGGGCTGCACGCCGTCGCCAGACCGGCCAGCGGGGCGGCGACCGCCGCCTTCGCCCAGCGTCTGTAGCGCCAGCGGTGCGGCCAGCAGAAGACGGCGGCGACCGCGCCGAGCGCGAACATCATGCCGAGGCCGAAGGTGACCCGGCCCGAGAGCGCGTTGCACAGGAAGGCGAAGACGGCCGCGATCGAGCACACCATCGGGTTGCGGACCGCCCGCACCCGCACCAGGATCAGCGCGGTCAGCGCGGCCGACAGCGTGCCGGCGACCATCATCGTGCTGCGGACGCCGAGCACCGACATCAGGTAGGGCGAGACCACGCTGTACGAGACGGGGTGCATCCCGCCGTACCAGGCCAGGTTGTACGCGGAGTCCGGGTGCCGTCCGACGAACTCGGCCCACGCGTCCTGCGCGGCCAGATCCCCGCCGCTGTTCGCGAAGAAGAAGAACCACAGGATGTGCGTGAGGGC
This is a stretch of genomic DNA from Streptomyces sp. R44. It encodes these proteins:
- a CDS encoding M23 family metallopeptidase translates to MTEPTPFHATDGRTHLSYELLTTNALPSSTHVRLDRVEVRDARTHLVVGSLSGQALADAANPVGDPLPGADGYTPAPPGPTPTVIPGSQQWVIWLDLALERGQRVPKVLEHHLAGAVVTASGSSPFEETVQVTPTGRTAPMNLNAPVRPGTWYSSESCCGNTHHRRGLGPINGRFDVPQRFAIDWYRVGEQGQTWEGDPARLTSYLSYRQPVVAAAGGRVVEVQDGIPDNAPPVTPPVPPIEETVGNHVTLEVAPGRYLLYAHLKPGSLMVREGDRVEPGRVLGLIGNSGNSTTPHLHFQVMTTAEFFPTDSPPFTFREFRVVGQVEPRIWDDNLGLQPTGVLPITPSPYEGPHRARYPLDREVLEF
- a CDS encoding MFS transporter; amino-acid sequence: MTTAEPTRADRAESDPDVYREGHDARDPRDTARDSHADTGPTSLSRIVLPTQRPAPTTALAPPPATPVAAPRRKRRYTVMAATGLAALTHILWFFFFANSGGDLAAQDAWAEFVGRHPDSAYNLAWYGGMHPVSYSVVSPYLMSVLGVRSTMMVAGTLSAALTALILVRVRAVRNPMVCSIAAVFAFLCNALSGRVTFGLGMMFALGAVAAVFCWPHRWRYRRWAKAAVAAPLAGLATACSPVAGLFLGVAAAALFLNKRRPGAYALGLAPVAVVALSSWLFPFSGTQPMAFGSTALPLLFGILVLVLVPKDWRTVRTAAAVYSLGTLLTWLIDSQIGSNISRLPMLFAGVVLLAALPYTAPRSRRWYALLLAVVGLNFWIGFKGVDDVIRTAPDASWARELAPLVNQLQVRDAGKARVEVVPASSHRESSALSPYINLARGWNRQADMERNPLFYDDTLNASNYQDWLDRWAVHYVVLPTGAPDSGAAQEAELVREGLPYLNQVWSDENWRLYEVQNPTPLADPPAEVQSAEENEVVIRVDRPGRVLIRVPYSPWLALVDEHGGKIEPPQETEASKVAREESETELPKVFANEKGCLFKAEADIEGDEWTELVAPKAGVYRLAAPYKLSRGTACPEELRR